The genomic region TTTTCTTTTAGAAGCTGGGCACCCATGAATCCATCATGTCCATAACCGTTTAGCAACACTCCCAGTGCTTTTTCTCTGAAGATCCTTGATATCGACCGAAATACAACATCAATTGAAGGTCGCACTCCATTCTCTTTAGGCCCCTTATGAAGCCTCAACGAATATCCGCTATCCTCACGAATAACTTCAGCATGAAAACCTCCGGGTACTACATATACAGTTCGCGGTTCTAGCTTAACTCTGTCTGCAGCTTCAGTGATCTTAAGTTTTGAAACCCGGTTCAATGATTCTGCTAAAACTCCGGTGAATATCTTTGGTAAATGTGGCACCATTACGACAGGTACCGATATATTACCTGATATTTTACTAAAAATTTTATACAAGGTTCTTATTCCTTCAGAACCGGTTCCAATAACCACTATATCTGCTTTTTGACGATTATTTTTTCGTATCAATGGTAGTTTACCCTGCCTTTGCTTCCCGGATTTGATCTCTCTTATATTCTCAATAATAAGTCCCAATCTCTTTTGAAAATGATTTTTAGCTAATAAAAGCATATTATTTTTTTCAGGATTTGTAATAAAATCAACGGCACCTCTATTTAATGCGTTTAAAATTGCAATTGCTCCTTTTTCCGTACGCTTTGCAATTGCTACAACCAATAAGGATGGATATTTCGCCCGAAGCATTTCGATATCAATTTTTGAACTTGATCTACTTTCCTGTACATCAAAGAAAACCACATCAAATTTTTCATTTTCAATAACTGTATAAATATCCTCAGAATCACACACATTACGAACTTCTACGCCATTGAAAGATTTCAGCATATTCGAAAGAACTCTTCTTTCAAGAATATTATCATCTATAATCAGTGCTTTTATATTTTCCATAATTGCCTCTCAAGGATTGCATGAATTATTTTACCTCTCTATTTAGTCTTCGAAGCATAGTCAGGAAAATGCTCATGTTCTGTACGGAATCTCTATTGGAACGGTGTGGGATTTTGTACTACATATCTTTTGTTGAAGTCTTCTCTTCACTGTGTTCAGTTTTTTTCACTATTAACCGAACTCGAATTTTGTGTTCACCCCCGTCAAAATTAAGCTCGATCCTTGCCGGAACTGTCTTTGTATTCAACTGTTTGCCATCTATGTTGATTTCCACATTACCCTTTTCAAGTCTTGCGGTATTCTCAATTTCTATATGATAAATTGTTTTATGATCGCTCATGACCCATTTCACCTTGTATGCTTCCCAATCCGAACTGATGGCAGGATCAATGATCATCTCCTCTCCGCTCAATTGTAATCCCAGAATTGATTCTATCACTACTTTATACATCCATCCTGCCGAACCGGTATACCAGGTCCAACCGCCCTGCCCCACAAAGGGAGGTTCACCATAAACATCAGCAGCGACCACATAGGGTTCGGTTTTGTACACTCTCATTTTTTGAGGATCTCGCCCATGGTTTACCGGATTGATCATCTGAAGATACCGAACCGCTTTCTCTCCATGACCGCTTTCAGCCAACGCCTTAATTACCCATAGGGCAGCATGCGTATATTGTCCGCCGTTTTCCCTTACGCCCGGCACATAACCCTTGATATACCCGGGATCTTTTTCTGTTTTATCGAAAGGCGGATACAACAATCGAATAATCCCATCTTCCGCAGAAATCAAATGTGTTTCCAAAGATTCTATAACAGTTTTTTCTTTTTCTGCAGGAGATACACCCGAAATAATTGACCACGCCTGAGAGATCGCATCAATTTGGCATTCGGTATTCTCAGCTGAACCCAACGGAGTCCCATCATCATAAAATGCTCGCAGATACCAACTTCCATCCCACCCTTCTGTATTCAGTTTTTTAAAAAGAGCGGAGGCCTGATCCATAAAAGCTTCTGCTATTTCCTTGTCGTCTCTATCTCGGGCAAGCTTTGCAAATTGTGTTAAAATATGATGGATAAAAAATCCCAGCCATACACTTTCTCCTTTCCCTTCGAGGCCTACTCTATTCATACCATCATTCCAATCACCCCCGCCAATCAGTGGAAGGCCATGAGACCCAAACTGCAATGATATATCAATAGCTCGCAAGCAGTGATCATATATTGTTCCTTGTTCAGAAGATTGGTGTGGTTGCAAATACACTTCATGCTCATATTCCTGTAGCTTGCGAGCCTGAATAAAGGGAACCGTTTCATCCAAAATATCAATCCTGCCAGTGAACTGAATGTATTCCAAAACTGCATAAGCTAGCCATAACCGGTCATCAGAGATCCTTGAACGAATCCCGCGGGTTGTTGGCGGATGCCACCAATGCAGCACATCCCCCTCTGGAAATTGCCGTGATGCATGGATTAATATCTGTTTTCGGGCCATTTCACTATCCACATACATGACAGCTAAAGAATCCTGTAGCTGATCTCTGAAACCAAAGGCGCCACCGGCCTGATAGTAACCGGTTCTTGCCCACATCCGGCACGCTATGGTCTGGTACATCAACCAGCCATTCATTATTGTATTCAGCGCATCATCCGGAGTTTCTATTTTGATCGTCGAAAGCATTTCTCCCCAAAATTCTCTTACAAGAACCAACGTTTCATTGCTAAATCTTGGTTCTTGATACATTCTGATAAGTTCTTCTGCCGCAGATCTTGATTCCGCTTGACCCAATAAGACAATAAATTCCATTTCTTCTCCAGGGTCAAGTGCAAAAGTGTTTTGAAAGGCCGCACAGGGCTCACCGCCTGTTATTACTTCATTATCAAGCAGCTCACTGCCACAAACCCCATCCGGATTCTCAAGGGAATTATTACGGCCTATAAAAGAGAGACGGTTAGTTGTGAAAGACGATCCGGCTCCAGAATGTTCTTCTGTAAGTATCGCGGCAAAGGCTGTTCTTTCTGCAAATTCATTGTTGTACCGATTTTCAGCAAACAGCGTATTCAGATCCTCATCAAATTCCTGCACCACAAACCGGGATGATCTTTCCCTTTGTACACCTAAAACCCATTCATTATAACTGAATAATGAAAGCTCTTTTCGGGTTGAACCGGTGTTTCTTATACGGATCTTCGAGATTTTGACGGGATTATCTGGATCCACGTACTGGGTTAACACCGAATGTATATCCATTGATGTATGCTCATAGGTCGTATATCCAAATCCGTGGGTAACGATATAAGGATGAGACCCTGGGG from Gracilimonas sp. harbors:
- a CDS encoding chemotaxis protein CheB; the encoded protein is MENIKALIIDDNILERRVLSNMLKSFNGVEVRNVCDSEDIYTVIENEKFDVVFFDVQESRSSSKIDIEMLRAKYPSLLVVAIAKRTEKGAIAILNALNRGAVDFITNPEKNNMLLLAKNHFQKRLGLIIENIREIKSGKQRQGKLPLIRKNNRQKADIVVIGTGSEGIRTLYKIFSKISGNISVPVVMVPHLPKIFTGVLAESLNRVSKLKITEAADRVKLEPRTVYVVPGGFHAEVIREDSGYSLRLHKGPKENGVRPSIDVVFRSISRIFREKALGVLLNGYGHDGFMGAQLLKENGGEILILQPDSLFAGALLNDIYNAGLSDQVCFEEFLSWEIIKRVPLEKRNAKKGFVTVPVIQT